CATCCAACAAAAAATCTACAGGAAACTTCTGCAGAATTCTATCATTAATTGTTCGCTCATTTTCCATTTTCAAGCAGTCTATTTTCTCGTTCCTTCAAATTTATTCTAGAATGACGATCAAAATTCATAATAgcatatttaagtttgatgttgtttatgaattatctctataatttttttattttcctcaatttatacatttagcTTTTCAAGTCATATCAAGGGAACTATAACTAACGGTCGAATCATGACTCGCAACGTTTGGCAAACGAAGTCGGATCATCACATTTGGCACAAACACGTGTCTAACACGCCTCACAATTTTCGTTAGACACAGTAACTAATTATTAAGTATTAGCGtttgaaatttattaaaattattgatataatataataaatatatttaaattttaaatattattatagaaaattgttatataaaatatttatataatttgaaataacaCTTAAATGAGGATAATAATCTATTTTTCGTTGAATTGACCTTTTTATCTTTGCTAGTGAAACCGTtactattaaaaatatatataaattatatattattttgtctatcaaaaaattaaataataattttttttcttaaaaaaaatcgttttttttttatcatttattagatgaataattttgatgaaaatttttaattatttttccaaacaagttaaaaaatatttatatttaaattttaattatgatacATAATAATAGCAATTTACGGACAATAAATATACCAAAATTTACGTATGatgttctttaaaaaaaattaaaaaacatgatattatataaaatataaattatattttatttaatataataaaaaataacaagaaataaatatataaaaataatacaaaactcaaaatcataaccgaagttaaataaaattatatgatCAATTTAGATTTCAAGGaacataaaattcaaatttgaattataaaaaagaaatttaaaagactaaatatttaattaaacatttattttctatttattttcaaatattgaaAACAGTAACGGAATAAATGAATACTAataatgtttttatatatagatgaggaggaaaaaatgagaagaaagaaACTAAATATTCAAAGGTTTGCATCAAATGTTTCATCTCTTCTTTTTTCACTAAATTATGGCACTCATGTCTAGCAATTTTTCCATAAGCAAGCTGATATATGGCACAAAACTACATGAAATACAACAAAAATTCCGAAAAATTGCAGGGAAGGAGCCTGTTGGCGAGAGCCGAGGAGGCTGAGTTACAAACATACATTCATAAAATGACAAAGTTTAAGCAAAAATTCAATCGAAGGAAAGATGGGAGAAATAAGCCCGATGTTTATCACATAAATcccatttattattattctcaCAATTTACAGTATGAATGCAGGAAAAGACTACTGCTGTATAAGAGTGAGAAAATTATGATTCAACATGTCGATGTCTCCGTGTAGTATAGCCAGGTGTTCATATTCCTTGGATAATCTCTTTCTTGAGGAAAATGCGGCCTTGAATAATTTCTAGAGAAGAAATAGAAGAGCATTCCATAAATCAAGATACAATATCGAGgccatttcttttcaaatataACAGCATAAAGCACAAAAAAAGGGTGGTAGGTATACTACCTTGTagtatatgaaatttttttgtcTATTAAGGGTTGCCCTGTAAAAGTTAGTATTGAAAACATCACATTTGTCATCGGTGGAAAGATTGATCATTTCCATGTTAAGGTCATCGATATCAAGACATGAGATCCCTGCAGGTAACGTTTACCAAAATATGAACCATACCATTATTTCATAATATCGACTAGATGAATTAGCTAACAATGTGGCAACATGCCATTAAAAGTTAGATTCGAATAAGTGCCACAATTGGCGTGAGAATTGAAACGTAGCAGAAGTTCAATGATGGagaaacatataaaaaaatcagaaaatgaaTTTATAGCATGCTATATCATGGTGTATTAATAAATATGGAAGATTTCCATCATTGACAGATTAACGTCACAACTAGAAAGCAAACACAGAGAAGGATTAAGATGTAATATACAAGCAAAACATACCACTTTTGGAAGGTGACATTAGCAAATTTGATTGAGCACCATTGTTGCACTGTGGATGTTGGCTTCCAGATGAAACAACAGGTATTGACCCATGAGTGGCAGAAACATTATAGTCTGTCGAAGTTGAAAATTAAGGAAAATGATCTAAAAGACAATGAAGCAGAGGAAAATGGGCTGATAtgcgaaaataaaataaaatgaaagtcAAGTTTGacataattaacaaaataaatgtTTAGGGGAATCTGGTATAAGTTAGGAAATTTACTAACCATTGGATTTTATGATTGAGAAAGGAGGAAGTATATCCACAGCCTTGATTTCAATACAGTTACTGAAGGAGAACATGCATGGACAACGGAAATATGATGATTGCAACAATTAGAACCAACAGGAGGGTTGCATATGTTTTCTGCCGTTAAATTGCAATTTGCTGATGCAGAATCCAAAAGATTTAAAGATATTGAGGGTGTATATTGACTGGAAGAAATAACACTACTCTGTTCTTTATCATTGTCAAGAGAACAATAAGAATATACAAGTTCAGATGATTGGACAGCATTTGAGGTCATAATCTGCTCATCTTTTGTCGAAAAGCTATTTTGAAGAGTCTCACAAGTCCGTGATGGTTTCTGAGCAGCATCACAAGCTAATAAGGTTGCTGAATCCATAGACGGAGAATCATGTTGCTGTACTTTATCAGCTGAAGCCCCTAGTGGTTCAGGTAAGCTTTTATCCTCTTCCAAACTGAACTCCAGAAACAAAGGTAACTCACCTTCAGATAACCAACCATTGCTCGGAACATCCAAAAAATACTCTGCCTCATCTGAAAAGCTATAGCATGTCCTTCCTTGTTTGAAGCATAAAAACTCAGTTTCATGGACTGAAAGTGATGGTGAACAAGCCATGGCCAGTGTGGTGTTGCATtcattgtgattttcttcatcaAATGTCATGgacaaaactttatttttagaacTTGGATTGAATATCACGACCTTTGAATTCCTTTCTCCAACACCCTCTCCTGAGACATTCCAAATCAATGTATCACCGTCTTCTTTCAACGATACACCAGCGTTGGTTTCTGGGAAAAAATCTGCACTGTGAGTCATAGTAGGATTTGTAACAAGGCCAACGTCACTCCATCGTGATGTATCACATTTCTTTAGAATATCACTGGAACCCCGCTCCACGGGTAATTGCTTTTTGTCTAAATAGGACTTTGTCATATTGCTTGAGATCCGTGTATCATGATTCCTTATGTCAGCTTGTTTACAAATCACTGCTTGTGTCTCTGGTTTCATATCATCCTTTAAAGGTGGAATTTCATCTTGTACCCCATCCAAATAAAGTTTTTTGACACTCACACCAATACTCTGCACCCGATTCTCAACATACTTCATAGTATCCTGAAAATTAGAGAATTTTTATCTTAACAATATCAAGTCTATTTTCATCATACAAAATCATCTATCATTATACACTCGCTGGAATAGAACAGCATAACGAAATGACAACGAAGCTAGAGTAGGCATCACAGACGAAGGGCGACATAGACAAGGTGGAGGACCACGAAAAGCCTAACATATATGATGATGCCCCG
The Primulina tabacum isolate GXHZ01 chromosome 9, ASM2559414v2, whole genome shotgun sequence DNA segment above includes these coding regions:
- the LOC142555034 gene encoding uncharacterized protein LOC142555034 isoform X1, translating into MKYVENRVQSIGVSVKKLYLDGVQDEIPPLKDDMKPETQAVICKQADIRNHDTRISSNMTKSYLDKKQLPVERGSSDILKKCDTSRWSDVGLVTNPTMTHSADFFPETNAGVSLKEDGDTLIWNVSGEGVGERNSKVVIFNPSSKNKVLSMTFDEENHNECNTTLAMACSPSLSVHETEFLCFKQGRTCYSFSDEAEYFLDVPSNGWLSEGELPLFLEFSLEEDKSLPEPLGASADKVQQHDSPSMDSATLLACDAAQKPSRTCETLQNSFSTKDEQIMTSNAVQSSELVYSYCSLDNDKEQSSVISSSQYTPSISLNLLDSASANCNLTAENICNPPVGSNCCNHHISVVHACSPSVTTIMFLPLMGQYLLFHLEANIHSATMVLNQIC
- the LOC142555034 gene encoding uncharacterized protein LOC142555034 isoform X2; the encoded protein is MFSFSNCIEIKAVDILPPFSIIKSNDYNVSATHGSIPVVSSGSQHPQCNNGAQSNLLMSPSKSGISCLDIDDLNMEMINLSTDDKCDVFNTNFYRATLNRQKNFIYYKKLFKAAFSSRKRLSKEYEHLAILHGDIDMLNHNFLTLIQQ